One region of Brassica napus cultivar Da-Ae chromosome A10, Da-Ae, whole genome shotgun sequence genomic DNA includes:
- the LOC106387726 gene encoding heavy metal-associated isoprenylated plant protein 21 encodes MGAFDYISSFCSYTYSNAKTKRKPLQTVEIKVKMDCDGCERKLRNVVRRMKGVKTVEVNRKQSRLTVNGHVDPNKVLKRVKSTGKKAEFWPYIPQHMVYYPFAPGMYDKRAPAGHIRNPTQAFPAANAPGENYVSLFSDDNVHAACSIM; translated from the exons ATGGGTGCATTTGATTATATATCTAGCTTTTGTTCATATACATACTCTAATGCCAAAACCAAGCGTAAGCCATTGCAG acAGTGGAAATCAAGGTCAAAATGGACTGTGACGGCTGTGAAAGAAAACTTAGAAACGTGGTTCGTCGCATGAAAG GCGTGAAAACGGTGGAGGTGAACCGGAAACAGAGCCGGCTAACGGTGAACGGTCACGTGGACCCAAACAAGGTGTTGAAGAGAGTGAAGAGCACAGGGAAGAAGGCAGAGTTTTGGCCTTACATACCTCAGCATATGGTCTATTACCCTTTCGCGCCTGGCATGTACGACAAACGTGCGCCTGCAGGCCACATCCGCAACCCTACACAAGCGTTTCCAGCCGCAAACGCACCTGGTGAAAACTACGTTTCCCTCTTCAGCGACGACAACGTCCACGCCGCTTGTTCTATCATGTGA